A genomic window from Lycium barbarum isolate Lr01 chromosome 4, ASM1917538v2, whole genome shotgun sequence includes:
- the LOC132635150 gene encoding mediator of RNA polymerase II transcription subunit 32: MDSIVDALNSAYQEYVAAAAAALESKENSNGQKTAATDAALENFKQRWELFRVACDQAEEFVESVKQRIGSECLVDEATGTVSGKPGQSAASGLQPISAVRLEQMSKAVRWLVIELQHGSGASSASAHPNPSAPFDARFSEDAAQ; the protein is encoded by the coding sequence ATGGATAGTATTGTAGATGCACTGAACAGTGCATATCAAGAGTATGTTGCAGCAGCAGCTGCTGCACTTGAATCAAAGGAGAATTCAAATGGTCAGAAAACAGCAGCAACTGATGCTGCATTAGAAAACTTTAAGCAACGATGGGAGCTGTTCAGGGTTGCTTGTGATCAGGCAGAGGAATTTGTGGAGTCAGTTAAGCAAAGAATAGGTTCCGAGTGTCTTGTGGATGAGGCTACTGGAACTGTTTCAGGGAAGCCTGGGCAATCAGCTGCAAGTGGCCTTCAACCCATTAGTGCTGTTAGGTTGGAGCAGATGAGTAAAGCTGTCAGATGGTTAGTGATAGAACTGCAACATGGTTCTGGAGCGAGTAGTGCTTCAGCACATCCGAATCCTTCTGCTCCATTTGATGCCAGATTTTCTGAAGATGCAGCTCAATAG
- the LOC132635152 gene encoding uncharacterized protein LOC132635152 translates to MARWDQILSLPVQSPPTLEFSSAELVWSKVEGYRDNIDRVALIPFARVDDFVRGESANKECPTRFHVEARRRRPAETTYKPKVDGILEYILYWCSFGPDDHRKGGIVRPSRTTYVPKKKPAGRPNTKRGCTCHFIVKRLIADPSVALIIYNQDKHVDKKGLPCHGPQDKKAAGTRAMYAPYISEDLRLRVLSLLYVGVSVETIMQRHNESVEKQGGPCNRDDLLTHRYVRRQERSIRRSTYELDMDDAVSISMWVKSHQNQVFFYENFSDSEPFVLGIQTEWQFQQLIRFGNHGLLASDSKFGTNKLKYPIHSLVVFNSDNKAIPVAWIIAPRCASGDTLRWMRALYNKVHMKDPNWKLAGFIVDDPSADVLAIREVFQCSVLICFWRVRHSWHKNLIKKCSEMENCAAIAKRLGQTVHRICKKDGTADLFEEFMEDFVDAADFLDYFKAIWYPRLGLWTSALRTLPLASQETCSAMEYYHNQMKLRLLNERENSVYQRADWLVDKLGTIVHSYFWLDEYSGKDDFARYWKVEWMSGLTAWQKSLQIPDSDVLVEGEYSKVVDQADRHQVHVVRNPTSEYALCDCNWAKMGNLCEHILKSIKYLRDKGSVTPSTSMFQYMQALVDMLHCPPHDSLIRDHALSLAVWVQKQLNAQLGPGSGQSRRQALQLTATAPGVVNAINRTDTLANVVDDLAELRHSSSTADNLSGGQIDRVATENGTLVHIGHAVENPSVEMQTSPLSISACATQLFSLDGVTSADVFAENGGVMIGEELDTAKNLPSTDTSFANLNGFEDDVLNKV, encoded by the exons ATGGCTAGATGGGATCAAATTCTTTCCCTTCCTGTTCAGAGCCCACCGACTTTGGAATTTTCTTCTGCTGAACTTGTGTGGTCTAAGGTAGAAGGCTATCGCGATAACATAGACAGAGTTGCTCTCATTCCATTTGCTAGAGTAGATGACTTTGTTAGGGGTGAATCTGCTAACAAAGAATGTCCAACAAGATTCCATGTTGAAGCTCGGAGACGTCGGCCTGCGGAGACGACTTACAAGCCTAAAGTTGATGGCATCCTTGAATATATTCT GTACTGGTGCTCCTTTGGTCCCGATGACCATAGAAAGGGTGGAATCGTTCGACCGAGTAGAACCACATACGTTCCTAAGAAAAAACCTGCTGGTCGACCTAATACAAAGAGGGGGTGCACCTGCCACTTTATTGTCAAACGCTTAATTGCTGACCCATCTGTAGCACTTATCATCTATAACCAAGATAAGCACGTGGATAAGAAAGGATTACCTTGCCATGGCCCACAGGACAAAAAGGCTGCTGGAACACGCGCCATGTATGCTCCATACATATCAGAGGATCTTCGTCTCCGTGTTTTGTCCCTGCTGTATGTTGGAGTGTCCGTGGAAACAATCATGCAGAGACACAATGAATCAGTGGAGAAACAAGGAGGTCCGTGCAACCGAGATGACCTTTTAACTCACAGGTATGTTCGGAGACAAGAGAGGAGCATACGGCGCTCTACTTATGAACTTGACATGGATGATGCAGTCAGCATTAGCATGTGGGTCAAAAGTCACCAGAATCAAGTGTTCTTTTATGAGAATTTCTCTGATTCCGAGCCTtttgttttgggcattcaaacagAATGGCAGTTTCAACAACTGATCCGGTTTGGAAATCACGGCCTTCTAGCCTCTGATTCAAAGTTTGGAACTAATAAATTAAAG TATCCTATTCACAGTCTTGTTGTGTTCAACTCAGACAACAAGGCTATACCGGTGGCATGGATAATAGCACCTAGGTGTGCAAGTGGAGATACACTTAGATGGATGAGGGCCCTATATAACAAAGTTCATATGAAAGATCCTAACTGGAAGTTGGCTGGATTCATTGTGGATGATCCTTCAGCTGACGTCCTTGCAATCAG GGAAGTGTTTCAGTGCTCTGTATTGATATGCTTTTGGCGGGTTCGTCATTCATGGCATAAGAACTTGATTAAGAAATGCTCAGAAATGGAAAACTGTGCTGCAATTGCAAAGAGGTTAGGCCAGACAGTGCATCGCATCTGCAAAAAAGATGGAACTGCTGATTTGTTTGAAGAATTTATGGAAGATTTTGTGGATGCTGCAGACTTTTTGGACTATTTCAAGGCCATATGGTACCCAAGACTAG GGCTCTGGACAAGTGCACTGAGAACTCTTCCTCTTGCCAGCCAAGAGACATGCTCGGCGATGGAGTACTATCACAACCAAATGAAGCTTAGGTTATTGAATGAGAGAGAAAATAGTGTATATCAACGTGCTGATTGGCTTGTTGATAAGCTAGGTACTATAGTGCATTCTTACTTCTGGCTTGATGAGTACTCGGGGAAGGATGATTTTGCACGATACTGGAAGGTGGAATGGATGAGTGGCTTAACAGCTTGGCAGAAATCATTGCAGATTCCAGATTCTGATGTGTTAGTTGAGGGTGAATATTCGAAAGTTGTTGATCAGGCAGATCGACATCAAGTGCATGTAGTTCGGAATCCAACTTCTGAGTATGCACTCTGTGATTGTAATTGGGCGAAAATGGGAAACTTATGTGAGCATATTCTCAAAAGTATTAAATATCTACGTGACAAAGGGTCTGTTACTCCATCCACCAGTATGTTCCAATATATGCAGGCTCTGGTTGATATGTTACACTGCCCACCTCATGATTCTTTGATTCGTGATCATGCACTTTCTCTAGCTGTCTGGGTGCAGAAGCAGTTGAATGCTCAACTTGGTCCTGGAAGTGGCCAGTCGAGGCGACAAGCTCTTCAGCTGACTGCTACTGCACCTGGTGTGGTGAATGCAATCAATAGAACAGACACATTAGCCAATGTGGTAGATGATCTGGCTGAGCTCCGGCATTCAAGTTCTACCGCAGATAATCTGAGTGGTGGCCAGATTGATCGTGTAGCTACTGAAAATGGCACTCTTGTACATATAGGACATGCTGTGGAAAATCCTTCTGTTGAGATGCAAACCAGCCCATTATCCATATCCGCTTGTGCAACTCAATTGTTTTCTCTTGATGGGGTCACATCAGCTGATGTGTTTGCTGAGAACGGAGGTGTCATGATAGGTGAGGAGCTGGATACGGCGAAGAATCTTCCTTCTACAGACACGTCATTTGCAAATTTAAATGGTTTTGAAGATGATGTCTTGAACAAAGTTTGA